The window CATGGGCAAAATCATTATCTTAGTAGGGAAGCTTCCGGTGCCTATTTGGGAGAAATGACACATCAGATTTCCAGCTACAACTTCCCACCTAAACCTAATTAATTCTAGAACGGTCTAGCACATTTTAGAGGCTGGAAAAGATGGTCTTTGaggacgagacttgcctgctccctcGGCGTGCGCCCATCCGTGCTCCCGCATACGTGGCATGAtttgattggaacaaaataaggcccggccccatcctcttaaaatcaggggggagataattagattagaaagaaaaaagagaaaaaggcaGCCGTAGGATGGagtgggagcacggatgggagcatgggaagggagcaggcaagccggatccgGTCTTTGAAGTCATCTTTCATTTAAAAAATGCATCATTTGAGGTCTTGAGTGAAAAGTTATGTAAGTTTCCATGCAAGTTGTCCAGAAATTAATTATAGCGCGAGGCTCAACAAGTTTGGTCCTGCTGCAGCTTGGGGCTCACGAATTTACCCTTTATTTTGAGTTGTTTTCACACCCAACTAGTAGGTGCTTCAAGTATAAGTACTCCCCAGCTGTTCCATGTGAAGGGGGATGAAATTTCTGAGTTTATGTTTGTAGACAGCCGGTGAGGTTGTGGTGTGCTGTGAGCACTAGTATCGTTGAGTGTTATCTCGTGTGTGTGGATTGGAGGGCCTGTTCTCAATTCATATAGGATCCTTGTGGTTCTCTCTTGTGATTCTACCTAGGTTCACAAGTTTCATGGTTTGGGACTTTGGGTTGCGTCCTTGTAAACCAAGCTAGTTATCCGCTGCAATTTATTTGAGATGATTTCCTCTTGTTCTCTGCCATTTGAGAGAGATAGCGTGTTGTGCGGGTGGTGGGTGACGAGGGAGTTCGCTCCAAACCACGTTCCCATCAAACTGTTCGGACAAACTAACATGGCACCTGGCAAAGCTTTAAGATTCGTGCAAAAGTGACCTACGGTTCGATCGTGGTTCACTGGCTCTTGGCTCTTGGGGAACGTTCACCAGCTAACATTTCCGTAAATCTTATATCCCCTGCTATTCGAATTGACTGATACAACATCTATAGAATGCTCATTTTACATTGTATAGAGGATGCGTCGATTAATTCGGATCTCTCAACATTGTATAGAGGCTGCATCAATTAATTTGGATCATCATATTTTATACCGTGTTTATTTCATTCAGTATTTAACCACATTCAGACAATGATTTCTCTGCTACCGGAGGTCGACAGGCTGTCTGTTAGTTTTAGCTCTTTTAGTATTCAACATGTTTCTAGATTTTCTAATCTTCTGGCTTATCTTTGCGCTAAGCGAGCCTGTTTGCTGCAAGTGACCGAGACTTGGACACATAACGTACCTCCATTCCTGGTTGGTAGCCTCATGGCGGACTGTGCCAGGTGCGCTTTTGTTGAATATAAAGACAACCAAATTCCAACGCAAAAAATAGTTACATGGGCCGTAGCCCGTAGCAAAGAACAAACTGGCCGAGAGCCCGAGAGTACAGGCGGATGACAGGACGAGGAAGACGAGAGCTCAGACCGTTGTctcaaaaaagaaaaggaaaaaaaagagtgctcagatcgGAGAAGATGGAAGGAGCCAAAGCAGCGGCGGGGCCGGCGGCGGGTGGGCAGCTGGAATCGGCGCTCCTCCACATCATGCAGCAACACCACCACCAATCCCTCCGCCAGCGCCAACAAACCGGTAACAATCAACCAACGATCTACTCAAAATTCCTAATCCGCCAAGCAAATCCAATCTTCTCTTGCTAAATTATCTCACACCCAACGCGCCGCAGAGAGGGCGAAGAAGGACGCCCTGCGGAGCGCGGCGCGTGTCGCCGGTCATCTCGTGGAGGCCGTCGACGGCGGGGTGCAGGAGCTCTTCGTCAACGAGAAGCGCATCGAGCTCGAGGCCCGCGCGCTGCTCGGGACCATCGCGCGGTACAGGAAGCAGAGCGACCAGTGGCTCGCCGCCACCAACGCGGTCAACTCGGTCCTCAAGGTGTGTGTGCTCTGCTGCTGCCCTccatctctctctcgtgttcttgttTAATACGCAGGTTTTGACATTATTATTACGTATTATTATTGTTACGAAATAGATTTGCTTAATTCACAATGTTTTAGTAGTATTCTTATGCACAATTGTTTTGTTTCTCATTACCCATGATATCCGTTGTAACATTATTATTATTCGCAAAATGGATTTGCCATGGTATGTTTTATAATCCTATATATGATTCTTTTCTGTTTTGAGCCGATGATTCTTTTGTTTGACATTACCCATGATATTCGTTGCGTCAGTTCTTCAGCAGATTCTAATAGACATAAATTTAATGTAGCtgatactccctccgatccaaattAAACAAAATTAAtttggatcagagggagtatctcGTAATGTTTTCCTTACATAACCTTTGCCTGCACTAAATCCAAATCCTACCCTTAAACTGATTAGTGCACGAATCTAGAAAGGTGAAATGCCATAAATAGGTTCTTTTTATCTGGTTGGCTCTTTTGCCCCAAAATTTTCATCAGTGGATAACACTAGGCTCGAGATGATAACTAGATACCAAATGAATCGAAGGGTGCAGTGCTGAACAAACCCATAATTCCTTTCGCAGCTATGAGCACTCGGTATTTCTAAAACATCCATTCATGATTGTTTTTATAGGAAATTGGAGACTTTGAAAACTGGATGAAGATCATGGATTTTGACTGTAAAAGTATAAATGCAGCCATTCGTAACATTCATCGGTCATGATTTTGTCCAGCGCCTGCAACTATGATGCTATTGAGCGTTTCTTCCTTTTTTTTTAATATATATAGGAAATTTCGTGACCGAAAACTGGATGAAGATCATAGGTTGTGACTGTAAAGGTATCAATGTAGCCATCTGTAATATTTCTCAGTCACTATGATGCTACAAAGTGTTCGTTCTGTAATCTTCTTCGTTGGATTTTTTTCCAGTCGTGATCTCTCTGGTATAGAATCAATTAACTGGTGTGTTTGTACACATTCAGAAAACCAACTCTACCAACTTTTGTACTGGAATGCTACCTTGCATTCTCGAGTTCTCGAATATTGATGATATACATATATTCTGAAAGATATCAATTGCTGGTATTTCGTCCATAAATTTTCTGATTAAGTGTAAATAGAAGGTACGAATCCCATAAGAAATCAGACAAGGGCCTTGATGCTCACCGAGAGTAATAAATTATTGTAAGCTTGGCATTGGGGAGCGTGCACACACAAGGCACAACATATATAGCACAGGATTGAGGGTTGCTTGTGCTACAGTATATAGCACAGGATTGAGTATATAGCAAGCCGCAACTGCATGGGAATCACAGCGGCCCGGACTCGAGGCCATGCTCAAGTACTGGTTTGTCTGAATCGTACAAACCCTTGGGACTTATGGTGAAGAATGGGAACACATAAATATTTGATTTCTGCTGCTACTTCAGGAAGGTGCTATACATACGATGGTCTGTGGACGATTTGTGAACCTTAGCGTGCTTTCTGAAATTTTCTCCCGACtcaagtgaaaatgcaacacaaaGGAATGTAGTCATTTGAGTGATATACATGTTCCGCATCGACCCTGCTTTGTCTTCCATGTTTCGTCGGTCATCCTCTCATAGAGCTACATCGCCCTGTTAGGCCTCAGTTTGATCTACAGTGTCCTCATCGTCTGCAGCTGCCATAGACGCGGCAAGTGTGTCATCGGCGGCGCATAGAACAGCGATCCTGGCCAGGGCCACCGGTGATGCAGGTGGATCGCGCCTTGACAGTAATGTCCGGGAACTACGAAAGCTATACTGCTAGTCTACTAAACATCCTGTCATGATCACAATCTCAACAGTTGCTATCGGAGCAGATTTTGAAGCAAGAGTAGGCAGGTTTTGATGGAATAAAAACAACTGCACGTCAGAGTTCAGAACGATTTTTTTGGAGACCTGAAAGAAGTTCAGAAAGATCTTGAGACCGCGGTCTTATGTTTCACCATCGCAGAAAAATGCAGCAGAGCTAGCGATGGGAGAAGCTTCACCATGTACATTACCCATGCAAGAGTAGCAGGGAATTGTCTTTTGGTGAGCAAGGAGACGGCAAATGATAATGAGATCAACAACGTAGTAAACCGCCTTGTTCTCTGAATTGTAGATAAACAATGGACTGCTGGATGACATTTACATAGGATCTTGCTGATGATAGGATATGTTGGGGGAGTGAATTGACAGTCTAAATTGGTTTATCATGTGACATACCATCAGTTGCATCATATTTTCACAAGTACAGAGTGAATTTTGATCAACCTTAAAATTGACCAATCAGATCCAGCGATTCCAAGCAATGCCTTGAAATTGGACCTTAAAATGGACACACTTTTCCATCAGGTTAGTTGGACAAATTTTGTATGTGTCGCTTCGATTTGGTGTCCATTTAGACCTTGTAAGTTCCATCTCATGAATTATATGATCTTGCAAAGATTGTACTTTATGCCGTGCAGATCAAGTTAGATGTTTATTTTCTACTTGAAATTGCACAAGTCGGTGGTTTCACTTCCAGCAGTATCAGAACCTCTGCGTTGGACTTGCCTAGCAGAGCACAACTGCACACTTTTCTGACTAGAGCACCACAATGATTTAAGAAGTCATAGATGCATACAACAAACATATATACAGAAAGTTACTCAAATGCTTTGCACAAATTCAGGCCAACAAGTTTTCATTCATACATATCTGAAACTGATTACAGTATGACTTGGTAGTCTGCACATCAAGGACTTGATAGTCGGTACATTGAGGACCTGCTTAGCTCAAAGCTTCACCCGCACACACACAAGAGTTCACTAACCAATGTTACTCGTCAGAAACTGCAACTTTAACTCGCCAAGACGCCAATGCCTAAGATTCCAATTCAGCCAAGATTAAGTTTACAAGAGAGTCAGCACAGTCTCCAAACACTAGGCAGCTCACAAGATTACTGTGTGTATCGACAAAGTTCAATTCTACTCCTTTTTCCTGCTACAAGCCGGGTAGCAAACGGGCGTTTTGCATTTTGCAGCGAGTGCGTTTTACGCTCTGTCTCATGCCGGAATTGCAGTACATGAGTTTCCTTTTTAGGCTCATCTGCTTCACTTTGATTATTGAAAATGCCCTTTATTTACTTAAACCCTTAACTTAGGACCAGGTGTGGATGTAGTGTAACTATGTCGTACACATTTTAACAAGGTTTTTGCTGCCTAGCTAGATGGAGACTGTGCTGACACTTTTGTAAAATTACTAATGACTGAAAGGGATTCAAAGAACACTAGAAATCTTGGTGATTAAGTGCAGAACCTAGAGATGCAAAGCTAAATGAAACTCATGTGTGAATGGTTTAGGAAAGTAAAAGACTAGCAAGGGCGTAATACCACTGGACTCAAGCAAGGAATTGGTTGCTTCCTTGGTGCTGCAACAGTAGTGACAGGCAATGGCGATTGGTTTTGCTTCGGAACCTTGCAGCTGAGCTCCCCCATCCCCCTTCTTGCACGCAAAGTCGAAACTGCTGGAGTCATCTTCTTCACAGCAGTGGCAGGGGCAGGCAGTGGTGTAGAGCCGACGAAGGAGCAAGCCTTGGAAGCGACGGGGCAAGAGACCTTCTTCACGGGCGCTGCAGCATTGGCAGCCTTGGAAGTCGGGCGCTTGCGGTGGTGGCAAGCAGACTCCTCGTCTTCAGCCATCTGGCGTCCACGGGCACGGATGGCGCACCGGACACCAACGGGTTCAGTACCAGGAGCGGCCGGCAAGGTGGTGGCAGGCCCAGGGCGCGCGGCCACGGCGATATCGGAGGCATGGAAAGCGATGGACGCCGTCGGCGCCGGGCTAGGTTCTCCGTGGTTGACACCCTTGAGGTGGTGAACGAGTTGGCACCAGGCACGGACGGGATCAGCACGGGTGGCGGTGGCTGGAGCAGCGACATCAGATGCGCCTGTGGTGGCGTGGCGACGGGGACGCCCTCCATGGTGGACGCCGTAGAGGCGGAGTTCttgggcggctgcggcggcctcCTTGGCGAGGCCGTCTTCCTCGAGACGGCGCTGGAAGTCGGCGTCCCAGCGGGCGAGGGACTCCCGGGACTCACCGGTGGCCTTGGCCAGGCTGTGCTTGGTCCAGTACTGGAGCACCCTCTCGAGGGCGCGCGAGGGCACCCGCATCTCCAGCGGGAGGGCTTGGGCGGCGGTCGGGCGATAGTCCCACGCCGGAGCGACGAGCACCTTGCCGTCGGCGCTACGGAGCTGGAGCACCTTCGCCGCCATCGATGGCGTGTCTAGGTCTGGAGATCGGGAAGGTGGGCGAGCAGATCGAATTGGAGCTGCTGCTCCCAC is drawn from Triticum urartu cultivar G1812 unplaced genomic scaffold, Tu2.1 TuUngrouped_contig_467, whole genome shotgun sequence and contains these coding sequences:
- the LOC125528146 gene encoding biogenesis of lysosome-related organelles complex 1 subunit 1 isoform X2; this encodes MTGRGRRELRPLSQKRKGKKRVLRSEKMEGAKAAAGPAAGGQLESALLHIMQQHHHQSLRQRQQTERAKKDALRSAARVAGHLVEAVDGGVQELFVNEKRIELEARALLGTIARYRKQSDQWLAATNAVNSVLKEIS
- the LOC125528147 gene encoding uncharacterized protein LOC125528147 — protein: MAAKVLQLRSADGKVLVAPAWDYRPTAAQALPLEMRVPSRALERVLQYWTKHSLAKATGESRESLARWDADFQRRLEEDGLAKEAAAAAQELRLYGVHHGGRPRRHATTGASDVAAPATATRADPVRAWCQLVHHLKGVNHGEPSPAPTASIAFHASDIAVAARPGPATTLPAAPGTEPVGVRCAIRARGRQMAEDEESACHHRKRPTSKAANAAAPVKKVSCPVASKACSFVGSTPLPAPATAVKKMTPAVSTLRARRGMGELSCKVPKQNQSPLPVTTVAAPRKQPIPCLSPVVLRPC
- the LOC125528146 gene encoding biogenesis of lysosome-related organelles complex 1 subunit 1 isoform X1, which translates into the protein MTGRGRRELRPLSQKRKGKKRVLRSEKMEGAKAAAGPAAGGQLESALLHIMQQHHHQSLRQRQQTERAKKDALRSAARVAGHLVEAVDGGVQELFVNEKRIELEARALLGTIARYRKQSDQWLAATNAVNSVLKEIGDFENWMKIMDFDCKSINAAIRNIHRS